The nucleotide sequence ATGTGCATATTATGTACATTGTTTCGCTCATCGACTTCAACTAGCATTAACTGTAGCTGCTGAAAAAGAGGTATCCATTtggttattcttttcaaaattgaattccatttgtaATCTCTTTAATGCGTCTCCTAAACGTCATGCTGAGTTACTTTCTGCTCAAAAAGCTGAAGTTGCGCATATGGTAGCTATTGGTGAACGTGATACTGGTAGAGGATGTAATCAAATTGGAAATTTACTACGACCTGGAAAGACTGGCTGGAGTTCTAATTTTGACTCAATTTGTAACATGATTGATATGTATAGTTCTGTGATTACCGTATTAGAAAACATGGTGTATGATGGGTCCTCTAACTCCATCCGTGGTGAAGTTAGTGGTTTGTTGATAGCGATGAAGTCTTTtgatttcatattcatattacaTTTGATGCAAAAGATAATGGGGTTAACAAATCTGCTTTGTCGAGCATTGCAAGAGAAATCTTTAGATATTTTAAATGCAATGGactatgtttcaactactaaaacTTTGCTTCAGATTTTGAGAGAAGAAGGATTTGCTATTCTACTTACTTATGTGAAAGAAATTTGTGCCAAGTATGACATTGAGATACCTCAAATGGAAGCTCGTTATAAATCTGCTACAGGTCGTTCTTGTCAACAAAATGATTCAATCACAGTTGAACATCACTATCGATTTGATGTATTTACTGCTGCAATAGATTTTCAAGTTGAAGAGCTTAATAGTAGATTCAAGGATGAGGCAGTGGAACTTCTTAAGCTTAGTTGTgctttggaacctaaagaaagCTTTAAGCTTTTTAATGTTGATCACATCTATCGACTTGCTGAGAAATTTTATCCTCTTGATTTTGATACACAAGATTTACACCACTTGAGAATGCAATTGGAGCACTATAAGATTGATATTGTTGGCCATGAAAGATTTCAGAATTTATCAACTATTTCTGAATTATGTCGAAGATTAATTGAAACAAACAAATCAGGAAGTTACAATTTGATTGACAGGTAATTTTTTCTCATttattagtttatatatattataattatatcatTTACTTATATATTGAATACAGTATATTATTTAATTGGCAGGTTGATTCGTCTTGTTTTAACTCTTCCCGTCTCTACAGCAACAACGGAACGAGCATTTTCAGCTATGAAACTTGTTAAAACAGCTCTTCGTAACAAGATGGAAGAAGAGTTTTTAACAGATTCTATGGTCATCTATATTGAACGGGAGTTAGCGGAAACTAttgataatgatataataattaatgaGTTTGATTCTAAGAAAAATCGAAGAGCACAActtcaataatatttttattctatgcttttgaATGTactgaatattaaatattttatgtcatgtttttgaaaaattaatattcacatacttttatttgtatttttgaattgattaattttttatatcaattaTAGTCAGCCCCAGGTATCTTTGAATCCTGGCTACGCCCCTGTTAGGTGCCCTTCCTAGCTACTTAATTAGGTGAGAGTCACTAATTGCCATAATTAGTGCTTTAAGCAAGGAACGATACTCTTTATGGTTACATTCATTTGTCTCGTTAATTATCCACATAATGTAGTTTGACAATATATAGCTAGTGCACTGATATGCACTAGTTaatttattgttgatgaactCGTGTATATATAGCTCTTCTAACTTACTAGTTTGCCAGGCCTATCATATATGatggtttgttttgttttctaatttatttctcTACAAATAACTATGGGACTGACTATAAAACAAGCCCTGCGTCtatgccctttttgccaaatcttcTAACCTCTGTAGTAATTACAAATTACACCAAAATATATAGTAACACCTTCAATCTTCTAGTTCTGAAGTTAAAATCTCGACACAGATACATAAATATTAACATATTTACTTGTGAAATTCATGTACTGACACTTATAAATGTTACCAGATTTCAAATCAACACTAGTTTCTTGTGCGGCCTCAAATAGAGTAGTGTCACATTAAACGTAACATAGAGACACCTCATAACTAGTTAATACTAAAAAATGATTCTCTCGGCGTCTTTTTTTCATTCATATCACAACAAAAATATCCGACGGAATTATATATCCATCACAAATCCATCGCTAAACCCATCTACTGACCGATTTACGATAGAAAAACATTTTTGTCTCCAAATTTGTAataatttggcaacaaaaataaatatcttTTATGAAATCTGcgataaataaaaaattcatcGCAATTATTGTGATGAAACCATTATTCTTTACAGAATTTGCGATGAAAAAATTATTCGTTACAGATTTTGCAATCAATATTGAATTTGTTGCAAATGTTTGTGACGAATAATTGTATTCGTCGCAACATCCTaagataatattaaatatttttatttttatatattttatatgaattattgctatttttaaaaattttatgtttCTACGACGAATCTAGAATTAGTCGCAGAttgagttatttttaaaaaaaataaacaaacatgtCCAAAActagttgatggacctagagagctcggaatgatatgaaatcaggtCCTATATGTTCGCCTCATTTTCCAAATTAAATTCACacattcaaatattaatttaacataaaatattttgatcagtgattttttaaacataaattagaCTTTATGGATATATTaatattcaaaaaatcactaatcaaaatataatatgtcaaattgatgtttgaaatTGTGAATATAATCAAAAGAAGTAAACAAACACATAAGAATTGGTTTAATGTCATTCTGAACTCTCTGGATTCATCAACCGGCTTCATATATatttaactcttttttttttttgaaaaaatcacCCAATCTgtgacgaatcttggattcgtgaCAGATTTGgcgacgaatcttggattcatcgCAGGTTTGATGATGAATCCACGAATTTGTCACAATATTGGCGATGAATCCGTGGATTCATCGTAGGTTAGgtggttttaaaaaaataataaatatgtcTAAAGTCGATTGATTAGACCTAGAAAACtcataataatataaaatcaatttttatgTGTTCATTTAGTTCTCCTGATTTTATCTATgccatcaaatattaatttgaaataagattttttttaaaacgtGAATTAGATTTTTCAGACATATTCATGTTTGAAAAATCACTGATTAAAATATAatgggtcaaattgatgtttgaagatatgaatataatcagaagaactagaAGAACACATAGAAATTGGTTTCATGTCATTCTAACCTCTCTAACATCAATTTATAACTCTAATATGTTTAACTAAATTACCTTTGTAACTCTAACATATTCAACTTACCTTTAAAAGTCATCTAATTGACTTAgctatgaaaaatatatatattaggttaaaataatgtttgaggatatttatataattaggagaacttgatgaacatataagaactagttttatatcattccgagctctctataTCCATCAACGAGCTTCAGacgtatttattttttattttgaaaaatcactcAATTTGtgacgaatcctagattcatcACAGATTTGGTGataaatccatggattcatcgccAATTTTGCaatgaatccatggatttgttTTCAATTCTACAAATCCACAGATTCATTGAAAACTTGGCGATGAATACATGGATTCGTCACGGAAAAATATATGTCTGAAGTCAGTTGATGGACTTAAAGAGCTTAGAATGACATAAAACGAGTTCTTATGTGTTTGTCTAATtctcttaattatattcatgtcttcaaatatcaatttgactcattATATTTTGATCAGTAATTTTTTGAACACCAATATattgaaaaatttaattcgtgtttaaaaaaacactgatcaaaacatattatatcaaattgatatttgaagacatggatataattaggagaactagacgaatacaTAAGAACTATTTTTatgtcattctgagctctctgTTGGCGATcggtggccagctagaagggggttgaataagcGGTACCCCTAAATCGATAGGTTCCTACGTATGTTAGCTCGCGCAGCGGAATAACACAAaacatgtaacgacccggccctcttggcccatttggcggcccatttggcgacctctcatgtcgtcgaccgtcggcccttatgtcgtcggcccatttggcgacctctaatgtcgtcgaccgacgacccttggccgtgtcgttactcactaggactttccacccctggtcagtggatttttgcctcccccaggattcgaactctaaacctccaggcttaagtattagagtttatgaatcctggtaatcaagtgagatgatctcacttggttaccaggattcataaactctaatacttaagcctggaggtttagagttcgaatcctgggggaggcaaaaatccactgaccaggggtggaaagtcctagtgagtaacgacacggccaagggtcgtcggccgacgacattagaggtcgccaaatgggccgacgacataagggccgatggtcgacgacatgagaggtcgccaaatgggccgccaaatgggccaagagggccgggtcgttacaaaacaaacaagctaaacactaaaggaaatacaaagactaagaaagaaacgcaaaccaatacacgtcgatgtaacgtggttcagatattagggctcctactccacagttatccgtaaggtggacgatccctcactccgtcggtggattagtcctcgaaaatttcggctagctcaaacctccttgtggatggagaaacctcaccacaacactcaccaaggatcacttggacacaagggaaactttgaacactagtagactactaattaaactttaaccaagtccaatttcggcAGTCCTAGCCAAGCTTCgaagtcttggttatataggtcacaagttgaaaaactccgcctaccagtcgactgccaaaaccatcagtcgactgctccctgtggagattcgaccgttaaatctcaacggctcgataccaatcgactggtaaaagtaccagtcgactgctccacactggtcgagtgaacagaagcattctgttcgctcccagtcgattgttcagtcgactacaccagttgactgatgaacccaccagtcgactggtacacgagtacaatctctcagcactcggaccctcacccttacaactcactgttggtgcaagttgcactagaatcaaacctgagttttgatgttgtcaaaggttcaagttaagtcttgttatgatctaacaagttgactgagtgtgcaggatgtttactcaatcaagaaagacctagttggaggctaggcaggagaaatcttagcagatcgtggaacccaggtgcaagtccaaggaggtcgagaggacctgaagcttggcagtatgatcgagaggtctggaggacctaagatcaagggaaagtcctggcgagccgatcaaagctaagtgaaaagtccaaactagatctggaggatctaagtttggcaggtagattgaggtaaacaactggaggagcgacagtgaggtcgggttcccgaagggaacaaccttaggtcgctgatccaactgaagaaaccgggaaggtttccaagttgagatcaagacagttataTTGTCTTTCATATTATTAATCTTGCATTATATTACTACtgttctaacatctgttttgcaggaaatagtTTTTGCTTAACTTTCTATTGCAGGaccgactggatcggtcgaccgaacaagatcaATACAAAGCAGCTAACATCTCAGAACAGATCAGATCAGAGTCCGATCAAAAACTGATCGGTCGACctaacagtaagatcggtcgaccgaaccttagtgactcagcacaggacagatcatcaacatcgatcagcagcaaaggaaataagctgatcggccgatcgaacttggggatcagtcgaccgatccaatcagcattgaTTCAGCATTAATTGATGATTTCGGCAgaatcacgacgaacagggaaggaggctgttcggtcgaccgaaccattaaagaccagtaaatgcgaaagatcgagccagcttcgaacttcagccaggaaggaagggagcgggttcggtcgaccaaacagtgggatcggtcgaccgaacctctagtACATCTATAAAAGCAGGCTCGAACACAGAGGCAAGGAACAACTTTTCTGATCGACTCCTGTGCACTTCTGCAAGTTGCTCACGCGACAAGTCATCATCAACTTTGCAAGCAACTTCATACGATTGTCGACCGAGCTACGATTTACTACTActtttgtcggtatagctttacttTTTGCACTGCACTTTAATTCtataagatagtagaagtgttactatcttatatatcTGTACTTGTATGATTCACTTCTTTACGAggagttcggaaagaaggattatagtgttttgcccatcggtgcggtcaaggaccgcgggccttcgagtaggagtcgagctaggctccaaacgaagtaaaaaaccttgtctcttttcttatttccgctgcacgactttggtttcaaaagattaaaagaatagtttttaaacgcgcgatattcaccccccgctCTATCGCTTAaatcgatccatcaattggtatcagaaacGGTTAGCTCTAAAATTttttaaccgattttcaaagcatttgttttaaaaaatttcttttcttctcctttagaatatttttattatttattcttcaggcactactaatcccaagacgaaagtctt is from Zingiber officinale cultivar Zhangliang chromosome 7B, Zo_v1.1, whole genome shotgun sequence and encodes:
- the LOC122004163 gene encoding zinc finger MYM-type protein 1-like, which produces MIKFMGKMNENIGDIVLEKAPKNAKHTSPDIQKDILNIFANQVRTKIRKEIGDAKFCILVDEARDTSNKEQMTIVLRFVDIDGFLRERFFAIVHVTDTTAATLKKKISNTLGCYDLHIHNMRGQGYDGASNMRGSWNGLQALFLKDCSCAYYVHCFAHRLQLALTVAAEKEVSIWLFFSKLNSICNLFNASPKRHAELLSAQKAEVAHMVAIGERDTGRGCNQIGNLLRPGKTGWSSNFDSICNMIDMYSSVITVLENMVYDGSSNSIRGEVSGLLIAMKSFDFIFILHLMQKIMGLTNLLCRALQEKSLDILNAMDYVSTTKTLLQILREEGFAILLTYVKEICAKYDIEIPQMEARYKSATGRSCQQNDSITVEHHYRFDVFTAAIDFQVEELNSRFKDEAVELLKLSCALEPKESFKLFNVDHIYRLAEKFYPLDFDTQDLHHLRMQLEHYKIDIVGHERFQNLSTISELCRRLIETNKSGSYNLIDRLIRLVLTLPVSTATTERAFSAMKLVKTALRNKMEEEFLTDSMVIYIERELAETIDNDIIINEFDSKKNRRAQLQ